A segment of the Mercurialis annua linkage group LG4, ddMerAnnu1.2, whole genome shotgun sequence genome:
ACCGTTATACGCATGATGGAAGTGATAGTGAATCTGAAAGTGCAGAAGTAAATTCTTGGACGAGAACTGGTGGGCCATTGATGAGGACTACTTCCGCAAATAAATTTATCGACTTTGTTCAAAATCTGGATGTTGATACCGAATTGGGGCGAGGCTTAATGGCTCATCCTATTTCTCCGGTGGCTCAGATGGGAATCAGGGATCCATATATTCAGAGCCCTAGGCTGACAACACCAGATAGGAATTCTGAAAGTGAAAATGATCAGAGGGATTGTAGCACTAGACCGTCTTTGAGTGGCTCTAGTATTACCGTGACTGAAGGCGATCTTTTGCAACCGGAAAGGATTCATAATGGATTTGTGTTGAATGTTGTAAAGAAGGAGAATTTAGCATTCTCCAATAGGGCCCAGGACTTGGAGAACTGCAATACTGAAGTTCCTGAATATGTTCAGCTTGACAGCCCGGAAAGGGACCCAGATGCTACCTCAGCATCTGATTATGCTGGCGATGATGACGATGACGACGATGATAACGACGGTGATGAAGATGATGTCACTGCAGAAAATTTCATGAACAATAATGATTCTACACCTCAGAATGGACAAGATCAAACTTTTGCAGATGAATAAAGTTTAATGTGGGTTTTGATTTACAAGAACGTTTGATTTTGACTGGAGAAATGAATCATAGCCTAAACATCCTAGTTCATCAGGAGTTCATGTGTCGCCCTGTCGGACAGTAACTGTTTGTTATGCGACTCGAACACAGGTTTGCAAGTGATGAATGATGATGAGTTGAGAGAGTCTGCATGTACCAATTGCATTTTCATTTAGACTAATATCTGTAAATACCACCACATGTACGCTTCATACTTACAGTTCAATGAATGAAACAGATTTCTTTTTCTAAAGTGTCTGCGGATGAATAATGCAAATAGATTTATGAGAATTCTGATTATATCGCTTTACGGACACTCTAGTTGTTTGTTTGTTCCCTCTTTTTTTGTTGATGTCCTAGCCTTGACTATGCAAAAGCATCTTGAATGAATATATTCGAGTCAAAAGGTACTCATTGACACCttatgatttgtttgtaatttttttaaatagaaaaaaaatatgaaaaaaatatgatagaactcttttatttaatattttatttttgaataaatggTAAGTATATTAGCACACTCACAAAGCAGTGAGCGGTAAATAGAACGATAAACATCATTTTCCGAATAAGGGAAATTTTGATTCCTAAAGTTCGATAAAATTTCACCGCTTTGCAAATAGTTAAGAAAACCAAACTCTAAACGTTCGGAGATTCATCTTTAAAAACTCGATTGTTTCGCGCTTTCCATAAATACCAAACTCCAAAAAACCAAATAAGCTTCCAAAAATGGCGATGTCTTCCCAAAGAACAGAGGTGTGTTCTTCGAAGGTCTATTCTTCGAAGAACAGGTCGAAGAAGATGACCGGACCGGCAAATTTTCGGCGGCTATTGGGTGGTGGATGGGTTGACCAGATTATTTGAgttggtttttttatttttcttttataattaaattttaatagttttaggggtgtttaaaagttttttggatttttggtgACATGGCgcgatcaattttttttttttaaatgacagCCGCCATAAAAAGACGACGCTTGGAGTATTTTTGTCCATAAGACACGTCaatgagcgccgccataaagtACAAGGGATTTACTGAATCTTTTTAAAGTAGAGGGGGTTTGTTGATAAGAAGGTCAAAGTAGAGGGTGCGTGGTTGATTATTAGCCTATTATAATAGCTATAAACTAATTatgattaatatataaatgagaTTAAAGTTTGATAACTCATTaagtttttcttgtttttgttgttgTCTAATTAAGGTCCTAAAATGTTGATAGATTTATGTACAGTTGTTATAACATAAATTTAGGAAATTATAACCAGTTAATAATATGATGAAATGTAGCAAATAATAGAAATGAAAAGGTAGGCTTCCCTATTTTTAAGCTTATATTAATGAAAATCTACCGCATAAAAGTAACAGAttttccaaatgtttcatcctATAAAAACATAATAGAGTAGATTGATTAGAAACCTCAATTGAGCGCATTAATACATTCAAAATCAATATGGCAAAGATTTTCTTCACATTTGCTGCCCTCGTCGCCTCCGCTCTTTGCTTCAGCGTCGCCTTCGCTGTCGATGGCATATATGTTCAAGGAAAAGTTTATTGTGACGTTTGCCGAGTGGAGTTCGAGACCAAAATCAGCGAGCCTATTCTAGGTATAATTGCGTATATGTTTAAGGCAAAGCAAGTTTGCAGGAGTCGGAAAATTTAACGGATCATactgtttgatattatttttttgccttgtttaaatgaatttaatttaattttcaaaatgcaGGAACTTCGGTGAATTTGGAATGCAAAAACCGGGAAAATAACACGGTAACATTCACAGCAGAGGGCACAACAGATGCTGAAGGAATATATAAAATACCTGTTGTTGGCGATCATGAAGACGATATATGTGAGGTGAGGTTGGTTAAGAGCGGAAGGGTCGATTGTAGCGAAACATTCAAGACTGTGGATCGTGCACGAGTTCTCCTAACGAACAACGGAGGGGTGGTTCAAAAGAACCGATTTGCTAATTCTCTTGGCTTCATGACTGCAAAAGCTAGCCCTAATTGTGGCAAGACTCTCCAAGATATGGGGTTCCTTCCCCTTGAAGTTGAAGCTTAAACCTAAACTCTTAATATTGCCAACACATGTATTACTTTTAACTATGCCAAAAGTGTAGCTCAATTgcattaatatatatatgtttactTGCTGATAACAAATGTCATATTTGTTTACTTACAGATAACATAtcatatttgaatttatattattaatatcgACAGATTCTTAGGTACATTCAGTCTACTACGTCATCCGTATAATAACCTATTatattatgacacatcattaaaatagtggcactaccgtaattttatttattacttttttacacttttaaaaagtaaaattacaataatatcattattttaataacatgtcattatgtgatagttTTAATTCatagatgacgtggtggacagagtctatctaagaatttctctattAATACTACAATTATAATATTGTGATCTCTTTGActaaaaactaataataatatcgTGCTCTCTAATATAATTTTAGcttattaattatattagttaTCATAAGGCTCATGATAGATTAGATATCATTAATCAATACTGCTCCGCACTTTCTACTTGTTAATTTACgagaaatattatataaatatagttaaaattgaaataattatagaaattaaataacaaataaattattataaaaattattacttcAAATTCTATATTATAGTTATATTTAGTTAACTTTTTAATTAAGATAGTATCATTTAATGatttcatataattttaaatttgattttaaattatgtaAAGCAATATAACTTAATAtaactaatataattaaaatagctAATAGTTTTTCTTATGAATACAAATAGCTAATAGTTACAATATCACAATAGTTATAGTTAAAACTAGATCCAATGGTGcacaaaatcaaatattttcgaCTTATTATAAAcgtattcaattttttaaagaatgaaagatttatttcaaattgataatttaataataattttattcaaatttttattaatttaattatgcctGAATTTTCACACATCAGTAcaatattcattttatttttctgtttattTTGAGCGTCAaacttactttttttttagCAACAGCTAAATATAAATtacttttgaaatttgttttttttttttggattaaaaaaatttcaccaTCCTCAAAAGATAAATTCGGATAACTGAGCCTCCAATAAATTGAAACTACTAATCATATCTTGAAACTACTGACCCAGTAACTGAGCCTCCAGCAAATtggaactatttttttttatgaataatatttatattaggcCACAAGAAGTGGCGAAAGTCAGTTCAAAGATTTCGCACAAAAAGTGGCACACTCAAAATGGCATACTAGAAGCTACGGctaagagaaagacaaaaaatcaaaattccaaaAAGAAAATACACATCGGATTTCTATAGAAATCCAATCATGAGTAAGCAAACTCTCTATTACGAAGTTTAAAATAGAACACtgtcttacaacaacagttgaAAATCACACCCTCTTTATCCTACGTCATGTTCTGAAATACTATTCTGTTTCTACATTTCCATATTTCCCATACCACCAGAAATCACAAAATCCTCCAAAGATGAGAGTACAGACCCCTTGGAATTAAATGCTGCCATTGAAGCATAAAATCAGCAAACGTATTCGAAAAGCTCCAAACCATATCAAGCTTCTGCAAAATAGCACACCAAAATCCTCTAGCAAAATTACAATGGAATAAAATAAGATCTTGTGTCTTGACAACACCGCAAAGAATACAATCAGAGTTGTCCACAGGTATAATTGATCGACGCACGAGAAAGTCTTTTTAAGGTTATCTATTATGTAAAGCTAACcagctaaaaaaaaattaactcttGGCGGGGCTTTAGAATTCCACACTTGTAAAAAAGGAGCCACCACATTGTCGATAACAGCAAGACCATCCATTGCTGCTACACATCGATCACCCACAGCATAATTAACAGAAATTCGGACTGGAGCAGCTGGAACAACATCTGCAGATTCTCGCTCCAAAACAGCAGCTGCAACAGAAAAATAATTTGCAAAAACCCGCTCCAAAACAGCAACTCCACTGCCAGAAAAGCTCGCTTCCATCGCTGCACCAAGATTCCTGCATGAGTAACAACTACATCTGATGAAGAACTCACCTCCAAAACAGCAGCTACAACAGGTGAAGAAACTGCAATAACTTGTTTTTATAAGGCAGTTTTTCTTTTCAACCTTTGTAATAGAGAGTTTTGTTATTCgggttcggatttttttcgaaattcTTATTGGATTCTTTTTTCTGGACCGTGATCGTTTTTTAACCTTTCTTTTAGTCGTAGCCTATAGTGTGCCACTTTTGTATGAAACTTTTAAAGTGgttttgccacttcttgtggtctaatatatatattattcattaaaaaaaatagatgaatGTCATTTAAATAGTCACATTTTAGGTTTAGGTGttccttaaaaaaatagaattccaACTTTTGCCCtttatttaatgttatattaCTTTATcatattaatttcttttcttttttatgaattttatggATATCACATATGATAACCCACCAAGATGCATGAACATGTTTATGGGGTTGTTGCCAAGTTGAGCTCGAAATTAGAATAATAGATTTCTTTCAAAACTCCGATTAATAATGTACTAGTTTCGCTCAATTATCTCTAAACATGTTTTGATACCAAAGGCAAATTAACATGATTAAATTCTCTAACGCCAACACCACAAACAAATATTatctttatataatatattccaCAAAGTTCAATGAATACCTCAGTACCagcaataatttttattcgaattttacaatttataagaaaatactccatccggtccataatatttatcgcatttcgTCATTTCACatgaattaagaaaataataaatgtatcttaatttataaatttttttactaaattatctatattaattattactatttttatatttgacaaTCACTTTCAACCTTATTAAGTCATTTATTATTAGggataattttagaaaaatagcaataaatattttctttaaactctaaattgctaaatattatgaaaaaaaaatttcaaatgcgacaaatattatagacCGCAGGGAATAGTTCATTAATTTGAATATGAAGTTAAATGCTATACCATAAGAGTTGGTGAAAACTACCcctataatttttataagttaTTCTAAAATTTATGACTCGTATGATGTCGATAATTTGGAATTATATTTTTAGAGTATTAGTTTGGATCTAGTTAatgtttatattttgaaaacatttgagTTTTATGGGCACTTATTTttcatctaaaataaaatataataattttttatttggtaatACCATGAGATGTTCTAAACGGAACTCAACTATAAGACGACACCTTTAAACCTTGCATATTTAGACTAGTCTCCATACGAGCTTAGTATAATAGAGAACATACATGCTGCTACACCAAAGCTAACATACCTGCTGCTACACCAAAGCTTCTCTTGTTGTTCAACTTGTAATAGCCAGCTAGGATACAACTGGATTACAACTGTAGTCCAGGTGGATAGACATGCCATTAGTGTGTGAATTAAGAGTTAGAAATAGATTagtttttttctataaatattgTTTACATCTTAACTGTTCAGGCTAGTTTTTGTAATTCAAAAACTCAATCAATATAATCAGGTTCTTGTTCTCTGAATTATAATTATGATATGATATCAGAGCGGGTCCGAGCCCGGGAGATGGCGTTGCCACCGGTGTTGCCGCCGCGTTTTAGATATGTTGTTTCTTCTCTGGTTAACTGTTTTGGAAGTCCAGTCCCAACAGTTCCGTGATTTCAAATTTGATGATTTTTCTTCACCGGTGTACCGAATtggatgtccagtcccagcgGCCCAGGTTGAATTCAGTTTTAGTTTACGAGCGTCGCTATCGGTGACTCGATTTATATTTGTGAGCATCACTATTGGTGACTCAATCTCCGGTTCAGTTTCAAGTTTCGTTTCAGTTCATCGCTATCGGTGCTGAAAATTCAAGCTCTCTGTTGAATCGTTATTATCAATGATTTTAATTTCGATTTCAGGTTCCTATTCTATCAAATTTTTCTTTCAATCAATTTATGATTTGTTCATTTTCAGTTCagatttaattttagttagCGTTCACATGTGGAGATTGTTTGTTCTTCCATAATATTTCTTAATCTTTCTTCTATCACATTTTCTCCATTCtatatttaattcaaatttcaaaatctctttCAAATCAACGCTTTTTTGATTCATATAAAGTagtttcagttttgattttcttttagtTTAGTATTTCACAATCTCTGCTGCTTCATTTCAAGCTTTGGATGGTGATTTTCAGGAtataattgaaatcaaattatagATATTTAGTTATGGTCATTAACTGTTTGTTAAAAGTTCTCAATGAAATTGCTTTTCACTTAAGCGATAATTTTTGAATAAGGTTGGATCGTTGGATTTGATGTTGAAGTTTTTTGCAATGATACAAAACACTCGGTGAAAAGTTGCATTAAAGCCTTGTTTTAGGGAAGATGATTAGTATAACAATCATCCATGGGGGAATATGAATATGAGATTGTTCCTTTCATTCTGGAAGGGAAGTAGTGTGCTGGATATATACTTTGTGAGTATAACTATTGCAGGAACTATTGAATATATCACATCAGTATGGGAGTGTGAAAGGAGCGGGGTTCGGGAGCCGCTCGCCCAaagcttatggctgacttctcgattttgaaatggtttgaaaaatgg
Coding sequences within it:
- the LOC126678038 gene encoding anther-specific protein LAT52-like → MAKIFFTFAALVASALCFSVAFAVDGIYVQGKVYCDVCRVEFETKISEPILGTSVNLECKNRENNTVTFTAEGTTDAEGIYKIPVVGDHEDDICEVRLVKSGRVDCSETFKTVDRARVLLTNNGGVVQKNRFANSLGFMTAKASPNCGKTLQDMGFLPLEVEA